The Brassica oleracea var. oleracea cultivar TO1000 chromosome C7, BOL, whole genome shotgun sequence sequence GAAATGGCTATGGTTAAATGGGATGGGTTGTCATCAGGTCTGGTCTGTGGTCTCATCAAACCATAGACAGATTCAATATTCACCATGCAAGAGTGATTTTGGTAGAGTAGAGAGTGGTGTTATATATATGGTTACATTGTGGCTTACGAGATGGTTCTATAGGAAAGGAGGTCCTATATGGTATTTTCTTCTGGCTACATTATGTACTGCACGATTTAATATTAATGGTGGTAGGAGGGGCTGTTCTAATTGGAGCATCATAAGGTTAGGCAGGAGATTAATATGTATCTTCATTAAATTTAAATATGCAGTGTTACTGCATTCTACAGGAATACGTGAGGTGAATGTGCGACTGAGTGTTATTGGATCCAGGCTGGAGGGAAGTACAATGGAAAGTGATGGTTATTTGGCAGGAAAAATAATTTTTTTAAATGGAATACGTGGTAAAATTAACTACGATTGCATGGTTATAATGAGATGTGGCCGACAAGAACTAGTATGGGGTTATACGACTATGATGGTAACGGGGATATTGGAAGGGGTTCTCTGGTTGATTTCAAAAATATTGTGGTGGTTGCGATTTCAGGGTATCTTTAAACCCAAATTAAGAAGCTCTAGAGAGCCTATAAGCCGTTTGTATAATGAGAGCACTTAGTTAGAATTGCCGAGGAATGGGGAGTAAATAAGCTCTAGAGAGCCTATAAGCCGTTTGTATAATGAGAGCACTTAGTTGGAATTGCCGAGGAATGGGGAGTAAATGGACTATAAGTTATTTAAGAGAAATATGGCATAAACATAAACCAGACTTTTTATTTTTATCGGAAACTAAGCAGGAATTTGAGTTCGTTCAAGGATTTCAAGCCCATTTTGGATTTGATAATTTAGTTACGGTTGATCCAGTAGGGCGGAGTGGTGGGCTGGCACTATACTATAACAATGATTATCAGGTGAAGGTATTATTTTCAAGTAACCGAATGATAGATGTGGAAGCAGTGGCTTTAGGAAAGACGATTTTTTTAACATTTGTGTACGGGGATCCAGTGCCAGATTTGAGGGAGCAGGTGTGGGAACGTTTGACTAGATATGGATTGTCGAGATCGGAACCTTGGTTTATTATTGGGGATCTAAATGAGATTACAGTAAACCATGAAAAGGAGGGGGGCTCTCTGAGGAGTGCTGCATCATTTGTTCCTTTTAATAACATGATTAGGAACACTGGTTTACTGGAGTTTCCTACAAAAGGAAATAAATTGTCATGGCGAGGACGACGAGGAAAAGGAAAAGGGGCAGTGACGGTAAGATGCCGATTAGACCGAGCACTAGCGAATGAGGAGTGGCACACGCTATTCCCATGTTCCCATACTGAATATCTGAATATGGTGGCATCGGATCATCGTCCATTGGTGGCTTACTTGGAAGATAAAATTGTTAGAAAAAGAGGCCAATTTCGATTTGATAAGCGATGGCTTGGTCAGGAAGGCCTAATGGAATCAATTACGATGGGTTGGTCGGAACATAATGAGGATAGCGGAAATGGGTTAGTGGAAAAGATTAGTAATTGTCGCCATGCAATTTCCAGATGGAGGAAAAATAATCCTCCTTTTGGAAAGGACAAAATTGCGGATCTACAAAAGGCTCTCGAGGAGGTTCAGAACGATGATACCAGGTCTCATGAGGAGATATTGGAAGTTTCCAGAAAGTTGCAAGAGGCATATCAGGATGAAGAGGAGTATTGGCATCAGAAAAGTAGGAACATGTGGTATTCATCAGGGGATCTCAATAAGAAATTCTACCATGCTTTAACTAAGCAACGGAGGGTGCGCAATAGGATTGTTGGACTTCATGATGCAGCTGGAAATTGGATTACGGACGATAATGGGGTGGAAAAAGTAGCAGTTGATTACTTCGCAGAGCTATTTACTACCACTGCTCCATCAGAGTTTGATAATTTTCTATCAGAGATAACACCGGGGACTACGGCTCAAATGAATCAGTGGCTATTGAGGCTGGCGACTGAGGAAGAGGTGAGAGAGACTTTATTTATGATGCATCCGGAGAAGACACCAGGGCCTGATGGCATGACAGCTCTTTTCTTTCAACATTCGTGGCATCTTATTAAGGGTGATCTGGTGGAAATGGTGAATAACTTCCTGATAACGGGAGAAATGGATTCAAGGTTAAATATAACGCATATCTGTATGATTCCAAAGACAGAANNNNNNNNNNNNNNNNNNNNNNNNNNNNNNNNNNNNNNNNNNNNNNNNNNNNNNNNNNNNNNNNNNNNNNNNNNNNNNNNNNNNNNNNNNNNNNNNNNNNNNNNNNNNNNNNNNNNNNNNNNNNNNNNNNNNNNNNNNNNNNNNNNNNNNNNNNNNNNNNNNNNNNNNNNNNNNNNNNNNNNNNNNNNNNNNNNNNNNNNNNNNNNNNNNNNNNNNNNNNNNNNNNNNNNNNNNNNNNNNNNNNNNNNNNNNNNNNNNNNNNNNNNNNNNNNNNNNNNNNNNNNNNNNNNNNNNNNNNNNNNNNNNNNNNNNNNNNNNNNNNNNNNNNNNNNNNNNNNNNNNNNNNNNNNNNNNNNNNNNNNNNNNNNNNNNNNNNNNNNNNNNNNNNNNNNNNNNNNNNNNNNNNNNNNNNNNNNNNNNNNNNNNNNNNNNNNNNNNNNNNNNNNNNNNNNTTTAAGGGTAGGTATTTTAGGAATGCCTCACCACTTGAACCGGTTCGATCATACTCTCCGTCATACGGCTGGAGGAGTATTGTCTCTGCTCGATCTCTGGTAAGAAAAGGACTAATCAAAAGGGTGGGAACAGGATCTTCTATATCAGTATGGAATGACCCGTGGCTCCCAACCACTCGCCCGAGACCAGCCAATAAAAATCAACACAATTTGTTTCCCGACCTTACAGTGGACTCCCTTATTGATTCCACTTCGCGAAGATGGAATTCGCAGGTTCTTCGGACTTTGGTGGATCCACAGGATGTGAAAATCATAGAAAGTATACCTTTGAGTAGACACCCGATGGCAGATAGTGGTGGATGGTATTTCACAAATAATGGAAACTTTTCGGTTAAATCAGGATATCAAGTGGAGAGAATTTACCCGGATAGGGAGAGAATACCGTTATTCATTGGTCCTACGGTTGACGTTCTAAAGGCTTTTTGTTGGAAAATACGGTAAAGATAAAACATTTTCTTTGGCAATTGATCTCAGGATGTATAGCAGCCAAGAAGAATTTGCAGGCACGAAGGATGCAAGGGGAGATATGTTGTGCAAGATGTGGAGCAGAGGAGGAATCGATTAACCATGTGTTTTTTGAGTGCACTCCAGCTATTCAGGTGTGGGCTCTGTCAAAGATTCCAACAAATCGAGCTATTTTTCCGACAGACTCTTTATTTACAAATATGGATCATCTATTCTGGAGAGTCGCTCCACCGATGGAAGATCATCAATTTGCTTGGATACTTTGGTACATTTGGAAAGGAAGAAATAATAAGGTTTTTAGTAATCTGGAGATAGATCCTATGGATACTCTTAAATTGGCTGAGACGGAATCAACACTCTGGGCTGAGGCACAGTTACTGAAAGATCAGAAGATGGGAGCGGAGACTCAGGTTACGTTTACTCCGTCGATTCCCGGCAGATGGTGCTTTACAGATGGATCATGGAAAGAGGGAGATATGTTCTCTGGCCAAGGCTGGTTCAGTACTTTAATTGGATTTGCGGGTCTGATGGGAGCTAGGAACGTAAGAGCGTCTCTATCTCCTCTGCATGCAGAGTTCGAGGCGTTACTATGGGCAATGGAATGTATGAAGAACTTAAGACAATTTCAGGTTACGTTTGCAACAGATTGTTCTCAATTGGTAAAGATGGTTTCGGAACCAGAAGAATGACCAGCTTTTGCAAGTTATTTGGAAGATATCAAGAATCTGAAAGAGAGTTTTACACGTTCAGAGATAATACATGTACCAAAGACGTAAAATAAAAAGGCGGATAATCTAGCACGCAGTGTCAGAAAACAGCCGTCTTTCGTCGTTCACATGGACCAATATCTCCCGGTGTGGTTTACAGAGTCTATATGAGTCTGTAATGTTGTCGAAAAAAAAAAAAAAAAAAGTACTTAAACTCTTATCGTCTTGTACACCATGACCATCGCTAAATCGTTTATATCAAAAACCGAACTGAGAGCTCCATTTCAGGTCGGATCGAGTCAGGGTATTCGGTTCCAGATAAAAATAACATGCTTGTTACTGACCATGTTAAATGTTATTATCGCTGGGATGAGACTGTCTTGTGTGAATGCTAGTTGATCAGTACTTAGCATTTTGATTAAATAGGATGCTGAAAGCCAATTTCAACATAATAACAAAAAATTCTTTTAAAACACGGATATATGCATAAAGAAATTCCTTAAAACTATTAAGTACTGGTTATGTAGAAGCCTCTGTCCAGTGATTTGACTAATTGTTTATTAATATTTATATACTATGAAATCAGAATTTTGAAACTGGAAGATAAATTTTACATATTAGTGAAGAAAATATTACGTGGGATTTTCATCATGATGCAAAGAGTATCGTCAAGCACAAATATCATAAAAAAGTTTAGAATGGTGTAATCAAACATGAATCTTTGACAAGTAAAATTCATCTTTTCAGTCAGAATTTTGAAACTGAAAAGATGAATTTTACATATTAGTGAAGAAAATATTACGTGGGATTTTCATCATGATGCAAAGAGTATCGTCAAGCACAAATATCATAAAAAAGTTTAGGATGGTGCAATCAAACATTAATCTTTGACAAGTAAAATTAATGGCAGTAATATCGTACATATAATATTTTTCATAATTTATAATAACATTGTAAATCATTGTTAAAAAAAGGTTATTGGTTTATGCATTTTAATGGATTAAAAAATCTCAATGAAATATGATGTTATTTAGCATATAATTTTAAAACCATGTTGAAATCAATTTTTTAGTATATATGATTTATAAAACTTAATTTAAATAATGTGTTATTAAATATATGATTTATTAATTATAATTTTTATCATTTTTTATTTAATCATATATATTCACTAATTTTAGTTTTAATAATTTTTTATTTAATAAAAATATATTTACTAATATGAATTTTAATCATTTGTTATTTAATCATAAATATTTACTAATATATTTGATGGATTTGAAAGAATTTATTTATAAAATATATAACGACTAAAATACAAAGAAAAACTCCTAAATTTATAAATACCAATTAAAATAGACATTCTAGATATAAAAATCAATAAGTTTTCATTAGACTTATAATTTCCATATGAATCAGCATACCTAAACAAATAAAGTTTAGACTTTTGAGCGTCAATAATGGATTCGATGCGGTTACGGCATCGTCAAGCCTCTCTTGAGCACACACCATAACATATTATAACCTATAACCGTAGCCTCTTCTCTGGCGAGGCCAACAAGCAGCTCCTGTGAGGTGAAGGCTATGCAAAAGGTCGCTCTCTGCTACCAAGAATATAGTAACCATGATGTTGAATTTTACACCACTCTCCTTAGTGGATTGGTAGCACCCACAACTTCTTCTCCACATCAACTCTAGCTTCTGTTCTCTATGAGGTGTTCTCCAGAGTTGAAACATGCACTCTCTCCTGTCAGACTAGACATTTAAAAGGCGTTTTTCTCTCTCCCAAAAAATAAGGCTCCTGGCCAGGATGGTTATCCGGAGAGTCTACTAATAATTGAGAAGCTATAGGGAATGATATGATTGATGGTGTTCTTGATTTTTTTAAAGGAAAAATTTTCTGTCAATGGAATGCAAAGATCCTCACTCTTGTTTTGAAGAAATCTAGTGCTTCAAGGATCACACACTTCCCGCCAGTAGCATGTTGTAACTCATATACAAAATTGCCTCAAAAGGTCCTTGCAAATAGGCTTAAGAGTGCGATTCTGATGGTGATCTATTATGGTCAGTCAACTTTTATATCGAGAAGAACACTTGTGGAAATTTTCCTATTAGCCACATAACTGGGGCAAGGCTATAATGGGAAGTTAGTACCAAAATGTTGTATGCTAAAGTTTGATCTCAAGAAGGATTTGACAAGTTAAACTGGGATTTTATTATGAATACGATGGAAGCAATGGAGTTCCCAGAGGGATTCAGAAATCTGATCAGGCATCACTACTGTGAGTTACTCGGTGGCAGTTAATGGTGAACTTTGCAGTTAGTTTCATCGTACTTGTGAGCTGAGACAGGGTAATCCTCTCTCTTCCTACCTCTTTGTGTTGTCTGTCAAAGTCTTTTCTCAGATGCTAAGTGCCACCACGTGTGTGGAAGTCTCTATTTGTTTTCACACCAACGCTATAGAGCCTGCCATAACCATTTAGCATTCGCTGATGATATCATGGTCTTCTCAGATGGTGAGAAGAAGTCACTGGTAAGCATCACTGGTATATTTGGTAATTTCGCACCATCGTCCAGATTGAGTACGAACAAAGACAAAACATAAATATTCCTGACGGGAATGGCCCAAAATGAAACCTTAGACATCTCGAGTTTTGGCTTCAAGTTCGGTTCAGTCCATGTTCGGTATCACATACTCTAGTTGATGCACCAGAAACTTAGGATCTCAGATTACATGCCGCTATTGGACAAGATTTCAGGGTGCCTCAATTTATGTTCTGCAAAATCGCTCTCTTATGCTGGCTGGTGTCAGATTTTGTCATCAATAATTTATGAAACGTTTAACTTATGGGCATCTTCTTTTATCCTTCATAAAGGCTGCATTAATAAGATACAATCACTGTGCACTAAATTCATGTGGGACGACGTATTGATCAACGCTCAACAACAAGAATCTCATGGAAAACAATTTGTCTTCCTAAAATTGAAGGCGGCTTAGGTCTAAGGGACTTCGGTGTTTGGAGTAAAACATTGTGTATAAAACTGATTTGGATTCTTCTTGCAAAGACTGGTTTTCTTTGGGATGAGTAGTTGAAATCTTGTCATTTGCATAACATGAATTTCTGGAGCATAGCTGAGGACAAGCAAACTTCTTAGACGTTGCGGTCTCTGCTTCGTCTAAGACTACTCGCGACTTAGTTTATTCGTACTAGCTAGAGTAGGAACATATACATCAACAAGATATTGGTGGGACCACTAGACTTCTATGGCACCTCTCGTTCTGGCTTTCGGACAGATTGGGCCTCATGATCTGATAAACCAATTTTTGGCTCGGGTCCGCGATGTTTGTAATGATGGCTACTGTGTTGGGCTCGCTCCAGAGCTGCAAATGTACCTAACCATGATTCATCTGCCTATATGCCACTCTTAACCTTATTTTGTATACTGAAACATCAACACTGAGACTCTCAAAACGTTTTTAACCTCTCATACCTAGGAAGCTATCAGACATTGTGAGCCAATAAAGCAATATACATTCTTGGTTTGGTTCAAGGAAAGAGTAACCCGTCATGCTTTCAATTTATGTGTTGCTCATCTGGACAGAATTCTAACTAAGTTGAGACTTGCGACCTGGGAATGAATATCTCGACATCTGCATTCTCTACAACTCTGCAACAGAGAACATGGACCATCTTTTTCTTCTCTGTTCGACAAGTGAAGAAATTTGGGTCCATGTACTGCAAATACTTGGAGGATCATCATCATATGTTCCAGTCGTGGTCAGCTATGCTGTAATGGTTTTCTTTAAAAGCCCCAAGAACTATCACTTTGCTGAAACGTTTAGCGCCTCAAGTGGCAGTATACAACATATGGTTTAAACACAATCGAAGAATTCACAACAACATGATAAACCCATCTGATCTGATTTTCAAAATGATCGACTGAAGCATCCGGATGTTATCCTTAGTAAGAGACACAACTCTAATCTTTGGAAAGCAATGCCGTTGTGGCTTACAAATAAAATGATTGTTCTTTATTGCATTCTTCTATTTTATGGCTTAGCTTTTATACTCTTATCCAGGTATTACATATGATACATAAACTAAGCTAGCGAGTTATCTAATTCCTAGAAACTTGAAGCCTGATGTACACAAGATCATACTCTGGAGACTTTAGCCGACTTAATTGAACAAATTCTCCAGAAGCTTAAACAAAACATAATTAACAAAACTTAAAAGAGAATCCAATAACAAAAATTAGGTCAAATTTATAAGACACCAATATCTATAAGCACATCTTTCCTCATCCAGTAAATCCGCCACAAGAAGCAAACAACAACACACATGCAGATCAAACAGATTTAGAACTGTGAGACAAAAAAGGAAGAAATGAGATACGAACAGAGTCGTATAACCTGCAATTGAAGATGCCACCGACGGTAAAAAAAACAAATCTTCAAATTTAGATCTATATCTGCAATCAGATAAACTTCAAACTTGAATAAGATGCATAAATACTAAAACGAGAAAAAAATAAACAAAGTCGACCAATGGTGACTTGGATAGCCGGAACCGTTAGCGAAAACACGATTCAGATTAGAATTAAGCTAGAGAAAAGACCGAAGAATTCTTAAAGAGATAAATAAACGTAGCTTTTTATCTTTTTGTAAAATCTATTTATAGTTTGATCTTCTTATTTTGTAATATTTTACAAACCAATATCGTTTTATATGAAATTCAACTTCTTGGAAAAGAAGTTTAGCTTATTTTGACGAAGTAAAATATGAAGAAAAAAACTTGTGTAGAGAATTTTGGTTTCTTTGGCTTGGTTTAAAACATATTTGACATAAAATAAAGATTTACAGGTTGACTGCTGTAGCTTTCAAAGTATTATATTTGTTGTTTTAAATACTAACGCTGCATTTATGTAAGGTAAACATATTATAATTCAAAATGCTTATGTACAGGCTTACATCATCCAAAATGTTTGGACCCCATGAGAAATTCCCAAAATATCATATTCATAATAACACTTTTCATGTTTACACTAATTATTTTTATCTTTATTTTTGATAAAATGTAAAAAATATTTATAATTTCAGGGCTAACTAATCTAGATTTAGAGTTTAAAATTGAGTGGTTAAATAGAATTTTTGAAATGTGAAATTTAAAATTTTAATAAATATATAAGTAAATATTAAAAAAATGAAAAATTTTAAAAATAGTTTCAAAAATAATTTTCGATTTTCAAAAAAAAAAATTAAAAAAAATTTGAATTTGAAAAAATATAATTCGAAAACATAAAAAAAATATTTTTTTTATTTTTTTTTATTTTAAATAATTATTTATTATATATATAGAGAACAAATATATAAGAGTTTTTTGCGAAAAAATATTTTCGATAATGTCTTCTTATCGTGTTTATGATACCAAAAAGCGATAAACATCAAAAAATTCCTCCAAATCATCCTCTACCTGATTCCACGAGCCGCGAACAATTTCTTCAAGCTGAGTCGTCTTTCAATATATAAATAATAATCTCGTTTTTGTACACGTCATTGGATTCTTAATATATTTCTTATACAAATATCTCTTTTAGTTTGTCTGTTTATAATACATGTGCGTATATTTGCCCTAATTTTAAATTTAGTGTTTTTTCTTTTCAGGTAAAACATAAAAATTACTCGTATATATTGGTTTTTTCGTAAATTCATGGATTTCAGACAATTTCTTGAAAATAAATTATCTCTATGCATATGATCATTTTTTGACATAAATTGTTCTAATACATTTTTAAGCATAGTTTTTGTTTACTCGATAATTTTTTTTCACTAATAACGAATGTTCAGTTCAGATCATGAAAATGGTAGTGGTGTATTTAAAAATATAATACGGCATATTAAAATTTCAAGTTTATTGTATGTAGATTAATATAGAAAAATTCAAAACAAAACATCATTTATTAGCTACACAAAAGGTATTGAAACAATTGTAAAGCATACCGAAGACCATAAATTGTCATAAATATTAAAAACATGTTAGTAAATTGAAAATTAAAAATGTTATCTAAATCGAAACATTTTTATGCCAAACATATTTTTGTGAATCAAAGAAATATATGCTTTATTTTTTATAAAAGGCTTAAGAAAATATATGCTTTTCATAAAGAAGAATTTTTTTTTAAAAGAAAAATACCGATACAAAGTGTATTTTACAAAACTCAACTAGTTTTTGTCTAAAAGTATACCTGCCCCATATATGACCTTATCAAATGACATATGAGTGAGGTATATGCTTATAAAAAATGTGATTCCTCATTATAGTACCTATTACGTCGACGTATATAACATTTCAAAAATCTTTTAATATAATTTGTTAACTTCAATTTGACAAAAGATATTTATTTGATTATTTTGTCGGTCAATATAATATCAATATCTGTCTCTATATATAGGTCAGTAATATTCAACCTATAGTTCAGGACATCCTCCACCTAAACATCCTCAACAGAAGAAAAAAGCTTTAAAAACTGTCTTTAGTCTAGCAAAAATGCATGCATTGGGCCCTCCATTATTCCCAAACTCTGGATGGGCGTCGAGAGGAGAGTATGAGAGATACAACCTCATCGGAGATAACCATAAAATCGGCACGTTTCTTGATTTTCCGGTACCGCAGACATATGGAGTGGTTCATCATCAGACCAGCTTAGGGGTTTCTGTTTCGTCAGAGGTAAATGGAATAAATAACAATTCGGTCGTGATCAAGAAGCTAAATCACAATGCTAATGAGCGTAACCGTCGCAAGAAAACCAACTCTTTGTTCTCAACTCTTCGTTCATGTCTTCCAAGCTCAGATGAGCCGGTAATTAAGTAGCTAAAATGTCATCTGAATACATTTCATATCAAAACCAATCACCAATAGTTAGTCTGCTTACTCTTTTTGGTACCATTTAAAAGTATGTAATGAACCTTTTCATTTTTTTCTGTTGGCTTTATTTTATTGCAGAAGAAGCTAAGTATTCCTCAGACGATTTCGCGGAGCGTGCAGTACATACCAGAGCTGCAAGAGGAAGTTAAGAAGCTAATACAAAAGAAGGAGCACCTCTTGTTGCGAGAATCGGGTCAAAGAGAACGTTACGCTAAGCCAGAACCAAAAGTGGCTGCTAGTTATTTCTCCACCGTTTTTGCTACTAAGCTTAGAGATAACGAAGTAATGGTCCAAATCTCATCGTCCAAGATTCGTAATTTT is a genomic window containing:
- the LOC106305035 gene encoding transcription factor ORG3-like isoform X1; protein product: MHALGPPLFPNSGWASRGEYERYNLIGDNHKIGTFLDFPVPQTYGVVHHQTSLGVSVSSEVNGINNNSVVIKKLNHNANERNRRKKTNSLFSTLRSCLPSSDEPKKLSIPQTISRSVQYIPELQEEVKKLIQKKEHLLLRESGQRERYAKPEPKVAASYFSTVFATKLRDNEVMVQISSSKIRNFSIYNVLSGLEKDGLVLVDVSSSSSRREQLFYTLHLQVDKIDNYKLICEELSQRILYLYEEC
- the LOC106305035 gene encoding transcription factor ORG3-like isoform X2, with the translated sequence MHALGPPLFPNSGWASRGEYERYNLIGDNHKIGTFLDFPVPQTYGVVHHQTSLGVSVSSEKKLSIPQTISRSVQYIPELQEEVKKLIQKKEHLLLRESGQRERYAKPEPKVAASYFSTVFATKLRDNEVMVQISSSKIRNFSIYNVLSGLEKDGLVLVDVSSSSSRREQLFYTLHLQVDKIDNYKLICEELSQRILYLYEEC